One region of Intestinimonas massiliensis (ex Afouda et al. 2020) genomic DNA includes:
- the fabD gene encoding ACP S-malonyltransferase, producing MKLAFLYAGQGSQHPGMGRAFYESSPLFRQAYDGAPVDFDLAETCLDDPQGVLNQTAYTQPCLVAFAVGVTKLLKAAGLRPDYCAGLSLGEYSALHCAGVLDDETAISLAAFRGRAMAQAAQGVESAMMAVLNLDRAALSECCREASDLGVVEIANYNCPGQLVIGGEKAAVERVAALAREKGARRCLPLKVSGPFHTSLLAPAGDALRERFQTVAFRPMEVPVLFNCLGDLMGPADTIPALLERQVQSSVYMEDTIRRLAALGVDAVVEIGPGKTLSGFVRKTAPEMQTYAVETPAELDGAVSALKG from the coding sequence ATGAAGCTGGCCTTTTTATACGCCGGGCAGGGCAGTCAGCACCCCGGCATGGGGCGGGCGTTTTACGAGTCCAGCCCTCTGTTCCGACAGGCCTACGACGGGGCCCCGGTGGACTTCGATCTGGCCGAAACCTGTCTGGATGACCCCCAGGGGGTGCTGAACCAGACCGCCTACACCCAGCCCTGCCTGGTAGCCTTCGCCGTGGGCGTGACCAAGCTGCTGAAGGCGGCAGGACTGCGTCCGGACTACTGCGCCGGCCTCAGCCTGGGGGAGTATTCCGCCCTTCACTGTGCCGGGGTGCTGGACGACGAGACCGCCATTTCCCTGGCCGCCTTCCGGGGCAGGGCCATGGCTCAGGCGGCCCAGGGCGTGGAATCCGCCATGATGGCGGTGCTGAATTTGGACCGGGCGGCGCTGTCGGAGTGCTGCCGGGAGGCGTCGGACCTGGGCGTGGTGGAGATCGCCAACTACAACTGCCCCGGCCAGCTTGTCATCGGCGGTGAAAAGGCCGCGGTGGAGCGGGTCGCTGCCCTGGCCCGGGAAAAGGGAGCCCGGCGCTGCCTGCCCCTGAAGGTCAGCGGGCCCTTCCACACCTCGCTGCTGGCCCCCGCTGGCGACGCCCTGCGGGAGCGGTTCCAGACCGTGGCCTTCCGCCCCATGGAGGTCCCTGTGCTCTTCAACTGCCTGGGGGACCTGATGGGCCCGGCGGATACCATCCCCGCCCTACTGGAGCGGCAGGTCCAGTCCAGCGTCTACATGGAGGACACCATTCGCCGTCTGGCGGCGCTGGGGGTGGACGCTGTGGTGGAGATCGGTCCGGGTAAAACCCTGTCCGGCTTCGTCCGCAAGACCGCCCCGGAGATGCAAACCTATGCCGTGGAGACTCCCGCCGAGCTGGACGGGGCGGTCTCTGCCCTGAAAGGATAA
- the fabZ gene encoding 3-hydroxyacyl-ACP dehydratase FabZ — protein MELDSNQIAALLPHRYPFALVDRITDYEPGAWARGIKCVSVNEPFFCGHFPQKHVMPGVLILEALAQVGAVAALSLPENRGKLAIFGGIKNARFKRRVAPGDVLELECAMVKRKGPVGIGAARATVDGQVAAVAELTFVLTDQ, from the coding sequence ATGGAGCTGGATTCCAATCAGATCGCCGCGCTGCTGCCCCACCGCTACCCCTTCGCCCTGGTGGACCGGATCACGGACTACGAGCCCGGAGCGTGGGCCAGGGGAATCAAGTGCGTGTCGGTGAACGAACCGTTCTTCTGCGGCCATTTTCCCCAGAAGCACGTGATGCCGGGAGTGCTCATCCTGGAGGCCCTGGCCCAGGTGGGGGCGGTGGCGGCCCTGTCCCTGCCGGAGAACAGGGGCAAGCTGGCCATTTTCGGCGGCATTAAAAACGCCCGGTTCAAGCGCCGGGTGGCGCCCGGCGACGTGCTGGAGCTGGAGTGCGCGATGGTGAAGCGGAAGGGCCCAGTGGGCATCGGCGCGGCCAGGGCCACGGTGGACGGCCAGGTGGCCGCGGTGGCGGAGCTGACCTTTGTACTGACCGACCAGTGA
- a CDS encoding EamA family transporter, translating into MWVLYAFGSALFAGITAVLAKIGIKGVNSHLATALRTVVVAVFAWLMVLIVGSGGTIGDIRAGSWLFLVLSGLATGASWICYFRALQLGSVNQVAPIDKSSTVLTMLLAFLLLRERISLNMLLGMGLILGGTLLMLQRQESAKAEPEGKGWLVWAVLSAVFASLTAILGKVGIQGVESNLGTAIRTLVVLAMAWGIVFAQGLQRQIPAIDARSWIFLALSGLATGLSWMLYYRALQDGLASVVVPIDKLSILVTVAFSALLLKERLSRRAGVGLALLTAGTLLLLVKF; encoded by the coding sequence ATGTGGGTTCTTTATGCGTTTGGTTCTGCCCTCTTCGCCGGCATCACGGCGGTACTGGCCAAGATCGGCATCAAGGGAGTCAACTCCCACCTGGCCACCGCCCTGCGCACCGTGGTGGTGGCGGTGTTTGCCTGGCTGATGGTGCTCATCGTGGGCTCCGGCGGCACCATAGGAGACATCCGGGCCGGGAGCTGGCTCTTCCTGGTCCTCTCCGGCCTGGCCACCGGGGCAAGCTGGATCTGTTATTTCCGGGCCCTCCAGCTCGGCAGCGTGAACCAGGTGGCGCCCATCGACAAGTCCAGCACCGTGCTCACCATGCTTCTGGCCTTTCTGCTGCTGCGGGAGCGTATCTCCCTCAACATGCTGCTGGGAATGGGCCTCATCCTGGGCGGCACCCTGCTGATGCTCCAGCGGCAGGAGAGCGCCAAGGCAGAGCCGGAGGGGAAGGGCTGGCTCGTCTGGGCGGTGCTCTCCGCCGTGTTTGCCAGCCTCACCGCCATTTTGGGAAAGGTGGGCATCCAGGGAGTGGAGTCCAACCTGGGTACCGCCATCCGGACCCTGGTGGTGCTGGCTATGGCCTGGGGGATCGTCTTTGCACAGGGCCTCCAGCGGCAGATCCCCGCCATTGACGCCAGAAGCTGGATCTTTTTGGCCCTGTCCGGCCTGGCCACGGGACTGTCCTGGATGCTCTATTACCGGGCCCTCCAGGATGGACTGGCCAGCGTGGTGGTCCCCATCGACAAGCTGAGCATCCTGGTCACGGTGGCCTTTTCCGCTCTGCTGCTGAAGGAGCGCCTCAGCCGCCGGGCAGGCGTGGGGCTGGCTCTGCTCACCGCCGGGACCCTACTTCTGCTGGTGAAATTTTAG
- a CDS encoding DUF3842 family protein, which translates to MRILVIDGQGGGIGSRLVALLKPRLLPGWELLAAGTNVLATNAMLKAGAGRGATGENAIAVNAVRADIILGPIGVILANGLMGEVPPAVASAVSGAEGVKILIPSNACGTRIAGTEEMKLEEYLRRAVELAAAEMEKKSS; encoded by the coding sequence ATGCGCATTTTAGTCATCGACGGGCAGGGCGGCGGCATCGGAAGCCGTCTGGTGGCCCTGCTCAAGCCCCGGCTCCTGCCGGGGTGGGAGCTGCTGGCGGCGGGCACCAACGTGCTGGCCACCAACGCCATGCTCAAAGCGGGGGCTGGCCGTGGCGCCACCGGAGAGAACGCCATCGCCGTCAATGCGGTCCGGGCGGACATCATTCTGGGCCCCATCGGCGTGATCCTGGCCAACGGTCTCATGGGCGAGGTGCCGCCGGCGGTGGCCTCCGCCGTGTCCGGGGCGGAGGGGGTCAAGATTCTGATCCCCTCCAACGCCTGCGGAACCCGGATTGCCGGGACCGAGGAGATGAAGCTGGAGGAATACCTGCGGCGGGCCGTGGAGCTGGCCGCGGCGGAGATGGAGAAAAAGAGCTCATAA
- a CDS encoding acetyl-CoA carboxylase carboxyltransferase subunit alpha: MNGNRTAWERVTLARHPDRPGTADYIAALFTDFFEQRGDRLCGEDGSILGGVALYHGRPVTVLGHRKGKTLEEHLRFRFGMPNPEGYRKARRLMDQAEKFHRPILTFIDTPGAYPGLEAEERGQGEAIARTLARMSALTVPVVSVITGEGGSGGALALGVGNVVLMQENAVYSVLSPEGFAAILWKDAGRAEEASGVMKLTAPDLRRLGVIDGIIAEPPGGAHTDPAAAFAAMDRALTRALGSLRKQSGEALAAQRYQKFRAMGDPAGKKERA, translated from the coding sequence ATGAACGGGAACCGCACCGCCTGGGAGCGGGTGACCCTTGCCCGGCACCCGGACCGACCGGGAACGGCGGACTACATCGCCGCCCTGTTCACCGATTTTTTTGAGCAGCGGGGGGACCGCCTGTGCGGAGAGGACGGCAGCATCCTGGGGGGCGTGGCCCTGTACCACGGCCGCCCGGTTACCGTTCTGGGCCATCGGAAGGGAAAGACCCTGGAGGAGCACCTTCGGTTCCGCTTCGGGATGCCCAACCCGGAGGGCTACCGCAAGGCCCGGCGGCTGATGGACCAGGCGGAAAAATTCCACCGCCCGATCCTTACCTTTATCGACACTCCCGGCGCTTATCCCGGCCTGGAGGCCGAGGAACGGGGCCAGGGGGAGGCCATCGCCCGCACCCTGGCCCGGATGAGCGCCCTCACCGTGCCGGTGGTGTCGGTGATCACCGGGGAGGGAGGCAGCGGCGGGGCCCTGGCCCTAGGGGTGGGCAACGTGGTGCTCATGCAGGAGAACGCCGTCTACTCCGTCCTGTCGCCGGAGGGCTTTGCCGCCATTCTGTGGAAAGACGCGGGACGGGCGGAGGAGGCCAGCGGGGTGATGAAGCTCACCGCGCCGGACCTGCGGCGGCTGGGGGTCATCGACGGCATCATCGCCGAGCCCCCCGGCGGGGCCCATACCGACCCGGCCGCCGCCTTCGCCGCCATGGATCGGGCCCTGACCCGGGCCCTGGGCTCCCTGCGGAAGCAGAGCGGCGAGGCCCTGGCAGCCCAGCGGTATCAAAAATTCCGGGCCATGGGAGACCCGGCAGGAAAGAAGGAACGCGCGTGA
- a CDS encoding beta-ketoacyl-ACP synthase III, whose product MSGIRLKGTGSALPRQVVTNRDLQRIVETDDAWIVSRTGIRERRKCRDETQSSLAEAAARAAMEMAGIGPETVGVCLVPTITADYITPSTACVLQNRLGLPEDTVCFDLNAACSGFVYGLHTAQALLAASPRKYGLVVCSEVLTRITNYTDRGTCILFGDGAAAAVVEYGETYPPMPTVLGARGTWDILNGPGINRGAEPVLYMEGTAVFRFAVETVPRCMDQVLDRAGLALEDVDEFVFHQANRRILEHIRKKCGIPPEKVWMNMDRYGNVSSASTALALDEVVRAGRLGPGKRALCVAFGGGLTWGGALVEMGERT is encoded by the coding sequence GTGAGCGGAATCAGGCTCAAGGGCACGGGCAGCGCCCTGCCCCGGCAGGTGGTCACCAACCGGGATCTGCAGCGGATCGTGGAGACCGACGACGCCTGGATCGTCAGCCGCACCGGCATCCGGGAGCGGCGGAAATGCAGGGACGAGACCCAGAGCAGCCTGGCCGAGGCCGCCGCCCGGGCGGCCATGGAGATGGCCGGAATCGGTCCGGAGACCGTAGGGGTCTGCCTGGTCCCCACCATCACCGCCGACTACATCACCCCCTCCACTGCCTGCGTGCTGCAAAACCGGCTGGGTCTGCCGGAGGACACGGTGTGCTTCGATCTGAATGCCGCCTGCTCCGGCTTCGTCTACGGCCTGCACACCGCCCAGGCCCTGCTGGCGGCCAGCCCCCGGAAATACGGCCTGGTGGTCTGCTCCGAGGTGCTCACCCGCATCACCAACTACACCGACCGGGGCACCTGCATCCTCTTCGGGGACGGGGCGGCCGCCGCGGTGGTGGAGTATGGGGAGACCTATCCCCCTATGCCCACGGTGCTGGGGGCCCGGGGGACCTGGGACATTCTCAACGGGCCGGGGATCAACCGGGGGGCCGAGCCGGTGCTGTATATGGAGGGAACGGCGGTGTTCCGGTTTGCCGTGGAGACCGTACCCCGGTGCATGGATCAGGTGCTGGACCGGGCTGGGCTGGCGTTGGAGGACGTGGATGAATTTGTCTTCCACCAGGCCAACCGCCGCATCCTGGAGCACATCCGGAAAAAATGCGGCATCCCGCCGGAGAAGGTATGGATGAACATGGACCGATACGGCAACGTCTCTTCGGCCAGCACCGCCCTGGCGCTGGACGAGGTGGTCCGGGCCGGGCGGCTGGGGCCGGGGAAACGGGCCCTCTGCGTGGCCTTCGGCGGCGGGCTGACCTGGGGCGGCGCCCTTGTGGAAATGGGGGAGAGAACATGA
- a CDS encoding nitronate monooxygenase, which yields MKLNELLGTEFPFIQGGMANIATGAFAAAVSNAGALGLIGGGGMDAETLRMHIRQCRALTDKPFGVNIMLMNPAAPEMAKVVAEEGVKVVTTGAGLPTAYLPLWKEAGITVYPVVAASLVAKRLARSGIDGVIAEGCESGGHVGEMTTMALVPQVADAVDLPVVAAGGVADGRQLTAAFALGACGVQLGTCLLTSLECPIHDNYKQALLKAKDSDTMVTGRTTGAPVRVLKNKMAREYVRMEKRDVPLMELEKLTLGSLRRAVFDGDVDTGSLMAGQVAGMLHEIRPLRAIFEDLWTGYQSCVKGLTER from the coding sequence ATGAAGCTCAATGAACTTCTGGGGACGGAGTTCCCCTTTATCCAGGGCGGCATGGCCAACATCGCCACCGGCGCGTTTGCCGCCGCCGTCTCTAACGCCGGGGCCCTGGGCCTGATCGGAGGGGGCGGCATGGACGCCGAGACCCTGCGGATGCATATCCGCCAGTGCAGGGCGCTCACCGACAAGCCCTTCGGGGTGAATATCATGCTGATGAACCCCGCCGCCCCGGAGATGGCCAAGGTGGTGGCCGAGGAGGGGGTCAAGGTGGTGACCACCGGGGCGGGCCTGCCCACCGCCTACCTTCCCCTGTGGAAGGAGGCGGGGATTACCGTATACCCGGTGGTAGCGGCCTCCCTGGTGGCCAAGCGGCTGGCCCGCAGCGGCATCGACGGCGTGATCGCCGAGGGCTGCGAGTCCGGCGGCCACGTGGGGGAGATGACCACTATGGCCCTGGTGCCCCAGGTGGCGGACGCGGTGGATCTGCCCGTGGTGGCCGCCGGCGGCGTTGCCGACGGCCGGCAGCTCACCGCCGCCTTTGCCCTGGGGGCCTGCGGCGTCCAGCTTGGCACCTGCCTGCTGACCAGCCTGGAGTGCCCCATCCACGACAACTACAAGCAGGCCCTTTTGAAGGCCAAGGACAGCGACACCATGGTCACCGGCCGCACCACCGGCGCGCCGGTGCGGGTGCTGAAAAACAAGATGGCTCGGGAATACGTCCGCATGGAAAAGCGGGACGTGCCCTTGATGGAGCTGGAAAAGCTCACCCTGGGCTCCCTGCGCCGGGCGGTGTTCGACGGCGACGTGGACACCGGCAGCCTGATGGCGGGCCAGGTGGCGGGGATGCTCCACGAGATCCGCCCCCTGCGGGCCATCTTCGAGGACCTGTGGACGGGGTATCAAAGCTGTGTGAAAGGACTGACGGAGCGATGA
- the fabF gene encoding beta-ketoacyl-ACP synthase II, which translates to MEKRRVVITGLGCVTPLGHTVAETWQAVKDGVCGIGPITQYDAENQKVKLCAEVKDFDPTAWMDRREAKHMARFAQLAVASAQQAVADGGLDMEREDPLRCGVIVSSGIGGLSITVEELVKGQTKGFDRISPFYIPMTICNMAAGLIAIRHGFQGMCTCPVTACAGGTNAVGDAFRQIRDGYADVMLCGGAESVVTPLAVGGFTSMKALHTGDDPARASIPFDRERSGFVLGEGAGILLLEEYDHAKARGARIHAEVAGYGATCDAYHMTAPAPDGSGGASAMALALADGGIRPEEVDYINAHGTSTPLNDKGETAAVKAVFGDWAYRLAMSSTKSMTGHMLGAAGAVEAIFSALALVDGYLPATIHYREPDPECDLDVVPNTGRNADLRCVLSNSLGFGGHNASLLFQRWEGR; encoded by the coding sequence ATGGAAAAACGACGGGTCGTCATCACCGGACTGGGGTGTGTCACCCCGCTGGGCCACACCGTGGCCGAGACCTGGCAGGCGGTGAAGGACGGGGTGTGCGGCATCGGCCCCATCACCCAGTATGACGCGGAAAACCAGAAGGTCAAGCTGTGCGCCGAGGTAAAGGATTTCGACCCCACGGCCTGGATGGACCGGCGGGAGGCCAAGCATATGGCCCGATTTGCCCAGCTTGCGGTGGCGTCGGCCCAGCAGGCCGTAGCGGACGGCGGGCTGGACATGGAGCGGGAGGACCCCCTGCGCTGCGGCGTCATCGTCTCCAGCGGCATCGGCGGGCTGTCCATCACGGTGGAGGAGCTGGTGAAGGGCCAGACCAAGGGCTTCGACCGAATCTCTCCCTTTTATATCCCCATGACCATCTGCAACATGGCCGCCGGGCTCATCGCCATCCGGCACGGCTTTCAGGGCATGTGTACCTGCCCGGTCACCGCCTGCGCCGGGGGCACCAACGCGGTGGGCGACGCCTTCCGGCAAATCCGGGACGGCTACGCCGACGTGATGCTCTGTGGCGGGGCCGAGAGCGTGGTCACCCCCCTGGCCGTCGGCGGCTTTACCTCCATGAAGGCCCTGCACACTGGGGACGACCCGGCCCGGGCCTCCATCCCCTTTGACAGGGAGCGCAGCGGCTTTGTTTTGGGAGAGGGGGCCGGCATTCTGCTTCTGGAGGAGTATGACCACGCCAAGGCCCGGGGGGCCCGGATCCATGCCGAGGTGGCGGGCTACGGCGCTACCTGCGACGCCTACCACATGACCGCCCCGGCCCCCGACGGCTCCGGCGGGGCGTCGGCCATGGCCCTGGCGTTGGCCGACGGAGGAATCCGGCCGGAGGAAGTGGATTACATCAACGCCCACGGCACCTCTACCCCCCTGAACGACAAGGGGGAGACCGCGGCGGTGAAGGCGGTGTTCGGGGACTGGGCCTATCGGCTGGCTATGAGCTCGACCAAGTCCATGACCGGCCATATGCTGGGGGCCGCCGGGGCGGTGGAGGCCATTTTCTCCGCGCTGGCCCTGGTGGACGGCTATCTCCCGGCCACCATCCACTACCGGGAGCCCGACCCGGAGTGCGACCTGGACGTGGTGCCCAACACGGGCCGGAACGCCGACCTGCGCTGCGTCCTGTCCAACTCCCTGGGCTTCGGCGGCCACAACGCCAGCCTGCTGTTTCAGAGATGGGAGGGACGGTAG
- the fabG gene encoding 3-oxoacyl-[acyl-carrier-protein] reductase, which translates to MSLEGKIAVVTGGSRGIGRAVCLELARQGAAVVFSYAGNTAAARETEAACAAQGRPARGVRADVTDAAAVKALLDGVVKEFGRIDILVNNAGITRDDLVMRMKEEDFDAVLATNLKGAFLCCKTAARTMIKQRFGRVVNVSSVVGLRGNAGQSNYAASKAGLIGLTKSLAKELATRGVTVNAVAPGFIDTDMTAVLPETARTALLDTIPMKRLGTGADVAAAVAFFASEEAGYLTGQVLCVDGGMAV; encoded by the coding sequence ATGAGTTTAGAAGGAAAAATCGCCGTGGTCACCGGCGGCAGCCGGGGGATCGGCCGGGCGGTCTGCCTGGAGCTGGCCCGACAGGGCGCCGCAGTGGTGTTCAGCTACGCGGGCAACACCGCCGCTGCCCGGGAGACGGAGGCCGCCTGCGCCGCCCAGGGCAGGCCCGCCCGGGGCGTCCGGGCCGACGTGACGGACGCCGCCGCCGTGAAAGCCCTGCTGGACGGGGTGGTGAAAGAGTTCGGCCGCATCGACATCCTGGTCAACAACGCTGGCATCACCCGGGACGATCTGGTGATGCGGATGAAGGAGGAGGACTTCGACGCCGTCCTCGCCACCAATTTGAAGGGGGCCTTTCTGTGCTGTAAGACGGCGGCCCGGACCATGATAAAGCAGCGCTTCGGCCGTGTCGTCAACGTCAGCTCAGTGGTGGGCCTGCGGGGCAACGCGGGGCAGTCCAACTACGCCGCCAGCAAGGCGGGACTCATCGGCCTGACCAAGTCCCTGGCCAAGGAGCTGGCCACCCGGGGCGTCACCGTCAACGCGGTGGCTCCCGGCTTCATCGACACCGATATGACCGCCGTCCTGCCCGAGACCGCCCGCACCGCCCTGCTGGACACCATCCCCATGAAGCGGCTGGGCACAGGGGCGGATGTGGCCGCCGCCGTGGCCTTTTTTGCCTCGGAGGAGGCGGGCTATCTCACCGGCCAGGTTCTCTGCGTGGATGGGGGCATGGCCGTATGA
- a CDS encoding FAD:protein FMN transferase: protein MRRLLAALCAALLLALTACTPRSQTPERHELTYLDVFDTVTTLVAYGGTGEDFSAEAGRIHAELLDYHRLYDIYNDYPGLNNLKTVNDRAGEAPVEVDRRIIDLLLEAREMYGVTGGKVNVAFGSVLSIWHDYREAGILDPERAALPPMEALRAAAEHTDPEAVVIDEERSTVYLADPAMSLDVGAIAKGYAAQRVCDSARARGVESLLLSVGGNVCAIGSRLGADDPWPVGVENPFPGEGGYLHTLRIAGQNLVTSGSYQRYYTVNGRDYHHIIDPDTLMPADYFASVTVLADDSGKADALSTALFNLPYEAGKELAESLEGVEAFWVEPDGTEHCTDGFQAVMDDQT from the coding sequence ATGAGACGATTGCTGGCGGCCCTGTGCGCCGCGCTGCTGCTGGCGCTGACCGCCTGCACACCCCGGAGCCAGACGCCGGAGCGCCACGAGCTCACCTATCTGGACGTCTTTGACACGGTCACCACCCTGGTGGCCTACGGCGGGACCGGGGAGGACTTCAGCGCGGAGGCCGGACGCATTCACGCCGAGCTGTTGGACTATCACCGGCTCTACGACATCTACAACGACTACCCCGGCCTCAACAACCTCAAGACGGTGAACGACCGGGCGGGAGAGGCCCCGGTGGAGGTGGACCGGCGGATCATCGACCTGCTGCTGGAGGCCCGGGAGATGTACGGCGTCACCGGCGGCAAGGTCAACGTGGCCTTCGGCAGCGTGCTGTCCATCTGGCACGACTACCGGGAGGCGGGCATTCTGGACCCGGAGCGGGCCGCGCTGCCCCCCATGGAGGCGCTGCGGGCGGCGGCGGAGCACACGGACCCGGAAGCTGTGGTCATTGACGAGGAGCGCTCCACCGTCTATCTGGCCGACCCGGCCATGAGCCTGGACGTGGGGGCCATCGCCAAGGGCTATGCCGCCCAGCGGGTCTGCGACAGCGCCCGGGCGCGGGGGGTAGAATCCCTGCTCCTCAGCGTGGGGGGCAACGTGTGCGCCATCGGCAGCCGCCTGGGGGCGGACGATCCCTGGCCGGTGGGGGTGGAGAACCCCTTCCCGGGGGAGGGCGGCTACCTCCACACTCTGCGCATCGCCGGCCAGAACCTGGTGACCAGCGGCAGCTACCAGCGCTATTACACCGTGAACGGCAGAGACTACCACCATATTATTGACCCGGACACCCTGATGCCGGCGGACTATTTTGCCTCCGTCACAGTACTGGCGGACGACTCGGGGAAGGCGGATGCGCTGTCCACCGCCCTGTTCAACCTGCCCTATGAGGCGGGAAAGGAGCTGGCGGAATCCCTGGAGGGGGTGGAGGCTTTCTGGGTGGAGCCGGACGGAACCGAACACTGTACCGACGGCTTCCAGGCCGTGATGGACGACCAGACCTGA
- a CDS encoding MarR family winged helix-turn-helix transcriptional regulator, translating to MLEQKFAEVYTKFKLHFYLETFERFQRREASLTTVETFAMETIQALGEPTVNEFASFMKISSPNAAYKVNSLIKKGYVVKVRSESDKREYHLRPTQKYLDYYNISNDYIQTVMGRVVRRFSPAECAQLEEILTVLSRELMPEVQLPGAPADRE from the coding sequence ATGCTGGAGCAGAAATTCGCGGAGGTCTATACCAAATTCAAGCTGCACTTCTATCTGGAGACGTTTGAGCGCTTCCAGAGGCGGGAGGCCAGCCTGACCACGGTGGAGACCTTTGCCATGGAGACCATCCAGGCGCTGGGGGAACCTACGGTAAACGAGTTTGCCTCCTTTATGAAGATCTCCTCGCCCAACGCAGCCTATAAGGTAAACAGCCTAATCAAAAAGGGCTATGTGGTGAAGGTGCGCTCGGAGAGCGACAAGCGGGAGTACCATCTGCGGCCCACCCAGAAGTATTTGGACTACTATAACATCAGCAACGACTACATCCAGACGGTGATGGGCCGGGTGGTCCGGCGGTTTTCCCCGGCCGAGTGCGCCCAGCTCGAGGAGATATTGACCGTCCTGAGTCGGGAGCTGATGCCAGAGGTGCAGCTTCCCGGCGCTCCGGCGGACCGGGAATGA
- the glpK gene encoding glycerol kinase GlpK produces the protein MGAYLLALDQGTTSSRAILFDREQNIVGVAQKEFTQFYPQEGWVEHDPMEIWSSQYGVMMEVIAQTGVTPAQIAAIGITNQRETTILWEKDTGRPICNAIVWQCRRTAPIVDRLLADGLGDHIRQTTGLVPDAYFSATKIRWMLDHVEGAQERARRGEILFGTVDTWLLWKLTGGAVHVTDYTNASRTMLYDIHKLCWDDTLLAALDIPRAILPEVRDSSAVYGYAEFAGAQVPIAGIAGDQQAALFGQTCFRPGQAKNTYGTGCFLLMNTGAIPCVSQNGLITTIAVGLGGKVQYALEGSVFVGGAVIQWVRDEMRFLTESRDAEYYAQKVPDTGGVYLVPAFTGLGAPYWDMYARGCIVGLTRGTRREHIIRAAQESIAYQVCDLATAMEKDTGIPLDQLRADGGASRDGFLLQFQADILDRQVRRPVIRETTALGAAYLAGLAVGVWKDQDEIEGLWKCDVTFDPDMAPQRRETLLSDWHRAVDRSRGWAR, from the coding sequence ATGGGCGCCTATCTGCTGGCCCTGGACCAAGGCACCACCAGCTCCCGGGCCATTCTCTTTGACCGGGAGCAGAACATCGTGGGCGTGGCCCAAAAGGAATTTACCCAGTTCTATCCTCAGGAAGGCTGGGTGGAGCACGACCCCATGGAGATCTGGTCCTCCCAGTACGGCGTGATGATGGAGGTCATCGCCCAGACAGGGGTCACCCCCGCCCAAATCGCCGCCATCGGCATCACCAATCAGCGGGAGACCACCATCCTGTGGGAAAAGGACACCGGGCGGCCCATCTGCAACGCCATCGTGTGGCAGTGCCGCCGCACCGCCCCCATCGTGGACAGACTGCTCGCCGACGGTCTCGGGGATCACATCAGGCAGACCACCGGCCTGGTGCCCGATGCCTATTTCTCCGCCACCAAGATCCGATGGATGCTGGATCATGTGGAGGGCGCGCAGGAGCGGGCCCGCCGCGGAGAGATCCTCTTCGGCACGGTGGACACCTGGCTGCTGTGGAAGCTGACCGGCGGGGCCGTCCACGTCACCGACTACACCAATGCCTCCCGCACCATGCTCTACGACATCCATAAGCTGTGCTGGGACGACACCCTGCTCGCCGCCCTGGACATCCCCCGGGCCATCTTGCCGGAGGTGCGGGATTCCAGCGCGGTGTATGGCTACGCTGAATTTGCCGGGGCGCAGGTGCCCATCGCCGGCATCGCCGGCGACCAGCAGGCCGCCCTCTTCGGGCAGACCTGCTTCCGCCCCGGCCAGGCCAAGAATACCTACGGCACCGGCTGCTTCCTGCTGATGAACACCGGCGCCATCCCCTGTGTCAGTCAGAACGGCCTCATCACCACCATCGCCGTGGGCCTGGGCGGGAAGGTGCAGTATGCCCTGGAGGGCTCGGTCTTTGTGGGAGGCGCGGTCATCCAGTGGGTCCGGGATGAGATGCGCTTTCTCACCGAGAGCCGGGACGCGGAATATTACGCGCAAAAGGTCCCCGATACCGGGGGCGTGTATCTGGTGCCCGCCTTCACCGGCCTGGGAGCCCCCTACTGGGACATGTACGCCCGAGGCTGCATCGTGGGCCTGACCCGGGGCACCCGGCGGGAGCACATCATCCGGGCGGCTCAGGAGTCCATCGCCTATCAGGTCTGTGACCTGGCCACCGCCATGGAGAAGGACACCGGCATTCCGCTGGACCAGCTCCGGGCCGACGGCGGGGCCAGCCGGGACGGCTTTCTGCTGCAGTTCCAGGCCGATATCCTGGACCGGCAGGTCCGGCGTCCGGTGATCCGGGAGACCACCGCTCTGGGCGCGGCCTATCTGGCCGGGCTGGCCGTGGGGGTGTGGAAGGACCAGGACGAGATCGAGGGACTCTGGAAGTGCGATGTGACCTTCGATCCGGATATGGCCCCTCAGCGGCGGGAAACACTGCTGTCCGACTGGCACAGGGCCGTGGACCGCAGCCGCGGCTGGGCCAGATGA